CGACAAAGATCGGCGTAAATCGTCAAGTAAGACATCGGCAGAAATGATCACTCCTGACGAACTTTGCCGATAGATTTTCAGCCCTAAGGATTCAGGACCTGGCAACAATAGAGGCTTGGAAATGAGGTTGGTGCTTTGATTTGCTTGCTCAAACCACGAACTCGTTTTGTACAAAATCCGCTTGTCATTGGGCCGCGTTTCTAACACCTTCAGTTCTTGACTCATGATCTGTATCTGACTCGAAAGATCATTAGAGACAGTCAGTACATAACGCGCCGACGCTGAAGCAGCAATTCTCTGCCTCATGACAGGATCTCTGATCCGCATTACCGAAAAAAAATCACCCGAAGGGTAATAGAAAGAGTACGCATTCACGTGCTCGAATTCCTCAAGGAGATGCGCGATTTCCGGGAGCAGTTGTTGGCTTGCGAGCTCAGCAACTTCATGGAGTGCGTGACTTTTCGAATAAGTTCCCAGTGCAGAAAAAGCCGTTTTGTAGTGATGATTTAACTGATGGCGTGTTTCAGCAGCGACACGAGTAAAAATCTTATTGTTGGCTTCAACAATCAGCGTCGATAAGCCCCGACTCGCTAACCCGATCTGAATAACGGAGGCTAAAATCACAACCAGGATAATCACCGTCGCTAAGTGAACATGGATCGGCAAAGTGAGGCGTTTCGCTGTCATTGACGGCACTCCAATAGAGATTATTCTCCATTAAAGCGTAGACTTTTTATGTTTGTTTATTTTTAAACAGACTGGATATTCATTTTATATTTCAATAACGTGAACACGATCAGTATGAGTCGTTACCCGAGATGGTGAACGGCTACGACGCGCTAGAACGAGAACTGAAGACCCAGTTCGTAACCGACCTCTGCAGCATCACGCTTGGCATACTCGAACCCAGCAACCAGACCAAACACAGAACCAAACTGAAAAACGTTATCGACCTTAAATTCGTCTCTGTCGAGAGCCAAAAAATCTCGTTGATAGGAGATCCCAAGTAACCAATGACGCGCGATCTGCTTTCTAAGCATGGCTTTGCAGTAAGTTCCGCGCTCAGAAAAAGATGGGCTATAATCACTGTCCGCACGGTAATTAACGGCCCCACACGACACAGAGCCGGCAACAGCGCCCCCAAAACGACCAATGACGCCACCGCCAGCTTGCCACGCATCCACCTCGGAACTGAATCGAGTGAGAAAATCCGCATTTCCTTCCACAAAGACGCTGTCAAACAGTTGAGCACTTACATCCAAATAAAGCCCCCCTAACGTTTTTGTCTCTTGGTTGTCATACTGGTTGTTCAGGTAAGGTTTCAGCGCCCCTGAATGAAAATTAGCGCCCTTATAGCCAAATCCGATATGTGAGAAATTATCCACGATTTCACTGGAAGCCTGACTCGTCAGGGGAAACATGAACATAAACGGAATGAGTTTTTTAAACATAGATGTTGACCTTGTCTTTCAGGCAGAGAGGACTGGGGGTCAGACGGCACTACAACGCAACCCTAAGAACTGCTTTGTTAACATACCGTCTCCACCAATCCCATAATGGCGATACCGTTGCAAAAAGACAGCGGTGTGTAGGACGTTGTTCCACATCATTTAAGTCGACATCAATAGATTGTGACATCAAGCTCAGCTTTGAATTTATGCAAATCGCTGCATTTGGTTCTTGATCGGGCCGCGTTCGCTGTTTGAATTCAAGCCTGTTTTATTCTGTGGGGTTGCAGACTAAAAACGAAGCGCCACTCCGGCATACAGAGCATTGGTGTCCTCTTCAAGGACACGATATCCCCCTTTAATCGCCAGTTGCTGAGTAACATCAAAGCCCAGCTCACCGCCAAATGTTAAGCCAGAGTCATCCACTTTGTTTGAAAAATCTTGCTGAAAAGTTTGTCCATTGATGGTGTATGAGGCACTGCCTTTTGCGTCCAACCTCGTATAACCTACTTGGGCGGACAGATAGAAGCGATCAATGTAATACTTCGGCTTATAATTCAAACTCACACCCGTAATTTCAATGTTCCCGGAGCCAATGATGTTCCATGCAGGGAACGTATATTTTACACTTCCCGCATCAAAATACTCGAGTTCAACACCATGCTTGAAAGCACTCGAGGAAGGAAACACGTAACCCACCTGAATCGCATATCCCGCGTCTTCTTCTTTCTGCGCCGAAGGCAGATCGAGAAAGCTAGCTTGAAGATAGTCCACTCCGAGGTAAATACCATTCAGCCGCTCATTGGCATGTACTGGCGTGATATTTCCTACGCCTACTAATAGGGAAATTAATAGTGTTGTTGCACGTGTTTTCATTATTATCTCTCGTATTTGATTATTATGACGAGCATAACCCAGACCGACCAATGACATCGGACAATATAGCCAGCCGTTTAGGACACCAGATTAAAATATGAAAACACTGCTTCCAAAAACAAACAAAAATAACGAAAAAATACGGCTTACCTTGTCAGTACAAATGAGACATATATCAATATCAATTCAGACTTTAATAAATTAAAATTAATTTATGTCATTGTTTTATATAAACTTAAAATCCACAAAAAGCATGTATAAAACAGGTTTAATATTTTATTACCTAACAAATACTGGATAATTTTCTACGGAATTTGAATCCGATAAATTTGAGGGTAAGCATAATGTTATACGCAAAGCCAAATACAGATGGTGCTATTATTCATTTTAAGAAAAAGTACCTCAACTATATAGGTGGGGAATGGGTATCCCCTGTCAAAGAGCAATATTTTTCAAACACTTCACCAGTGGATAACCGAGAGTTTTGTCAAGTCCCTGCGTCGACGAAAGAAGACGTCGACCTCGCTGTAGACGTTGCGCACAAAGCACTGGCAACGTGGTCTAAAACTTCCGTTACAGAACGCTCAAACCTGCTACTAAAAATTGCCGATCGCATTGAAGCCAACAGCGAAATGCTGGCCGTGGCGGAAACTTGGGACAATGGTAAACCTGTTCGCGAGGCCTTAGCCGCTGATTTGCCGTTAGTGGTGGATCATTTTCGCTACTTTGCAGGTTGTATTCGAGCTCAAGAAGGCACAGCCGCTGAACTAGACAATCAAACGACCACTTACCATTTTCCTGAACCTATTGGGGTAGTGGGTCAAATCATCCCGTGGAATTTCCCGTTGTTAATGGCAGCGTGGAAATTGGCTCCGGCGTTGGCTTCAGGTTGCTGTGTGGTGTTAAAACCCGCAGAACAAACACCGGCCTCCATCCTGGTAATGATGGAACTGCTAGACGATTTGCTTCCTGCCGGCGTTATCAATGTTGTCAACGGCTTTGGTGCTGATGCAGGTCAAGCACTGGCAACACACAAACGTATTGCTAAGATTGCATTTACAGGTTCAACCGAAGTCGGCCAACAGGTGCTCAAATGTGCGGCAGACAACTTGATCCCATCAACAGTTGAACTAGGCGGCAAGTCACCAAACATCTTCATGGCTGATATTTTTGATCACGAAGACAGCTATGTCGATAAATGTGTTGAAGGTGTCCTCCTTGCGTTTTTCAACCAAGGTGAAGTATGCACCTGCCCTTCTCGTTTATTAATTCAAGAGTCGATTTATGATCGCTTTATGGCGAAACTTATCGAACGAATGAAGACCATTGTTCAAGGCAACCCATTAGATACCGACACTCAAGTTGGTTCCCAAGTGTCACAAGAGCAGTTCAACAAGATTCGTGGTTATATTCAACTTGGGTTAGATGAAGGGGCAGAGCTACTGGTCGGTGGTAACAGTCACGAGGAAAATGGTTACTTCATCGAACCGACACTGCTAAAAGGCAGCAACGAGATGCGAATTTTCCAAGAAGAAATTTTTGGCCCGGTCGTTGCGGTTACCACATTCAAAACGGTAGACGAGGCACTTGAGATCGCTAACGCCACCGAATACGGTTTAGGGGCAGGGATCTGGACTAGAGACAACAACACTGCATATCATATGGCTCGTCAAATCGAAGCGGGTCGTGTCTGGGTCAACTGCTACCATGCTTACCCAGCCCACGCTGCGTTTGGCGGGTACAAAAAATCAGGTATTGGTCGCGAGACACACAAAATGATGCTGGGTCATTACCAAAATACCAAGAACATGATTGTCAGTTATAGCGTCAATCCGCTGGGTTTCTTCTAACGAGCTCGCACCCCCACTTGCCCGGCGCATTGCCGGGCATTTTATCCGAACAAAACATAAGGTAACGCCTCTGTCTTGA
Above is a window of Vibrio tubiashii DNA encoding:
- a CDS encoding outer membrane beta-barrel protein produces the protein MKTRATTLLISLLVGVGNITPVHANERLNGIYLGVDYLQASFLDLPSAQKEEDAGYAIQVGYVFPSSSAFKHGVELEYFDAGSVKYTFPAWNIIGSGNIEITGVSLNYKPKYYIDRFYLSAQVGYTRLDAKGSASYTINGQTFQQDFSNKVDDSGLTFGGELGFDVTQQLAIKGGYRVLEEDTNALYAGVALRF
- a CDS encoding aldehyde dehydrogenase family protein; protein product: MLYAKPNTDGAIIHFKKKYLNYIGGEWVSPVKEQYFSNTSPVDNREFCQVPASTKEDVDLAVDVAHKALATWSKTSVTERSNLLLKIADRIEANSEMLAVAETWDNGKPVREALAADLPLVVDHFRYFAGCIRAQEGTAAELDNQTTTYHFPEPIGVVGQIIPWNFPLLMAAWKLAPALASGCCVVLKPAEQTPASILVMMELLDDLLPAGVINVVNGFGADAGQALATHKRIAKIAFTGSTEVGQQVLKCAADNLIPSTVELGGKSPNIFMADIFDHEDSYVDKCVEGVLLAFFNQGEVCTCPSRLLIQESIYDRFMAKLIERMKTIVQGNPLDTDTQVGSQVSQEQFNKIRGYIQLGLDEGAELLVGGNSHEENGYFIEPTLLKGSNEMRIFQEEIFGPVVAVTTFKTVDEALEIANATEYGLGAGIWTRDNNTAYHMARQIEAGRVWVNCYHAYPAHAAFGGYKKSGIGRETHKMMLGHYQNTKNMIVSYSVNPLGFF